The proteins below come from a single Oerskovia jenensis genomic window:
- a CDS encoding PspC domain-containing protein yields the protein MSTEDTSPEPPAGSSAPTGAPQQHAGPYPTNGPNGPSPSGAGTPGGPGQPGTPGSTPPEPAAQAGGMDGFFDTVRRIGISRSEDRWVGGVAGGIGERFGIDPLIVRGILVVSVFLGGAGLVLYGLAWALLPEARDGRIHLQQAIRGDFDVAMLGAAATTIVGLSWNSGWLSWWHFAGLEWLNGLLWIAAVIVVVVLLVNRRSEYRRYAAGRGQQPGGPAFQGAPVPPKQPYPAQPFTGAPAQQGPPPQGWQQPRPPYGAPAPGAQPVPGATYPAPPAAPSGPYGASAPVPPQGYPAQRPVPPQAYAAQQQAAAHQAARAHDHARRRAERETERLRRVEEQRERAARRPRGPGTAVVGTTLGVSLLGAAVLLLLERRDVIDVPFFYTWIGATIVLLGLGVIVSGLRGRTSGALGGLAIVTTIIALPIAGLNSSIDSIDADLTARVSDATYTVTSIQDAENGFAFTFGDPVVDLSQLDLSAVGEDPVVVPIDLSAGDLTVIVPADTPVEAEVRVLAGNATWTVDGERRSINGVNTRPHTFVTDSVSDGVGPVLLLEVDVSAGDVTIREES from the coding sequence ATGAGCACCGAGGACACCTCCCCAGAACCCCCGGCCGGGAGCTCCGCACCGACCGGGGCGCCCCAGCAGCACGCCGGGCCCTACCCGACGAACGGCCCGAACGGCCCGTCCCCGAGCGGCGCCGGCACGCCTGGCGGCCCCGGCCAGCCCGGTACCCCCGGCAGCACGCCCCCCGAGCCCGCCGCCCAGGCCGGCGGCATGGACGGCTTCTTCGACACCGTGCGGCGCATCGGCATCTCCCGGTCCGAGGACCGCTGGGTCGGCGGCGTCGCGGGCGGGATCGGGGAGCGGTTCGGGATCGACCCTCTGATCGTGCGCGGCATCCTCGTCGTCTCGGTGTTCCTCGGCGGGGCCGGTCTCGTCCTGTACGGCCTCGCGTGGGCCCTGCTCCCCGAGGCCCGCGACGGGCGCATCCACCTCCAGCAGGCGATCCGCGGCGACTTCGACGTGGCCATGCTCGGCGCCGCGGCGACGACCATCGTCGGGCTGAGCTGGAACAGCGGCTGGCTCTCGTGGTGGCACTTCGCCGGTCTCGAGTGGCTCAACGGCCTGCTGTGGATCGCGGCCGTGATCGTCGTGGTCGTCCTGCTCGTCAACCGGCGCAGCGAGTACCGCAGGTACGCCGCGGGCCGGGGGCAGCAGCCCGGCGGCCCTGCGTTCCAGGGCGCTCCCGTACCGCCCAAGCAGCCCTACCCCGCCCAGCCCTTCACGGGCGCTCCCGCGCAGCAGGGCCCGCCCCCGCAGGGCTGGCAGCAGCCGCGCCCGCCCTACGGGGCTCCTGCCCCCGGCGCGCAGCCCGTGCCCGGGGCGACGTACCCCGCGCCTCCCGCGGCGCCGTCGGGCCCGTACGGCGCCTCGGCACCCGTCCCGCCGCAGGGCTACCCCGCCCAGCGGCCCGTCCCGCCGCAGGCGTACGCGGCCCAGCAGCAGGCCGCTGCACACCAGGCGGCCCGCGCCCACGACCACGCCCGCCGCCGGGCCGAGCGCGAGACCGAGCGCCTGCGACGCGTCGAGGAGCAGCGCGAGCGCGCGGCGCGACGTCCCCGCGGCCCCGGGACCGCGGTCGTCGGGACCACGCTCGGCGTGAGCCTCCTCGGTGCCGCGGTGCTCCTGCTCCTCGAGCGTCGCGACGTGATCGACGTCCCGTTCTTCTACACGTGGATCGGCGCGACGATCGTCCTGCTCGGGCTCGGCGTCATCGTCTCCGGTCTGCGGGGGCGCACGAGCGGCGCCCTGGGCGGCCTCGCGATCGTCACCACGATCATCGCGCTGCCGATCGCCGGCCTGAACAGCAGCATCGACAGCATCGACGCCGACCTCACGGCCCGCGTCTCCGACGCCACGTACACCGTGACCTCGATCCAGGACGCCGAGAACGGCTTCGCCTTCACGTTCGGCGACCCGGTGGTCGACCTCAGCCAGCTCGACCTGAGCGCCGTCGGGGAGGACCCGGTGGTCGTCCCGATCGACCTGAGCGCCGGGGACCTCACCGTGATCGTCCCGGCCGACACCCCCGTCGAGGCCGAGGTCCGCGTCCTCGCGGGCAACGCGACCTGGACGGTCGACGGCGAGCGTCGCTCGATCAACGGCGTCAACACCCGCCCGCACACCTTCGTCACCGACTCCGTCTCCGACGGCGTCGGCCCCGTGCTCCTGCTCGAGGTCGACGTCTCCGCCGGCGACGTGACCATCCGGGAGGAATCATGA
- a CDS encoding glycosyltransferase family 4 protein, whose product MRITHVTDCYLPLLGGIETQVSRLAAQQAAAGQHVEVVTTTPAAPGEHGVSREVHDGVTIHRVAARIPGGYPVHPRAAHHVTRILRDARPDVVHLHMGVLTPSVQASLKPVARLGLPAVLTVHSVWGSAERWFAALDRVTHWSRLPILLSAVSELTAAPLRRIAGPDVPVEILHNGLDLDEWAVPRVERDARGEGKAVHVVAATRFAPRKRVLPLLESIRQAVERLPHDALFATIAGEGPELDAARRFVKEHGLSSTVSLPGRLGAHELKRLYSRADVFAAPAVQESFGIAALEAQAAGLVVVTRAESGVAERLTDGVDGLLAADDAAMTDQIVRLVEQDGLLDRIVAHNRAVRPSSGWPSVLADVEKAYEKAAEYREELAARTTRG is encoded by the coding sequence GTGAGGATCACCCATGTGACGGACTGCTACCTGCCGCTGCTCGGCGGCATCGAGACCCAGGTGAGCCGACTCGCGGCCCAGCAGGCCGCGGCCGGCCAGCACGTCGAGGTGGTCACCACGACGCCCGCGGCGCCGGGCGAGCACGGCGTGAGCCGCGAGGTGCACGACGGCGTCACGATCCACCGCGTCGCGGCCCGGATCCCCGGTGGCTACCCCGTGCACCCGCGCGCGGCCCACCACGTGACGCGCATCCTGCGGGACGCGCGACCCGACGTCGTGCACCTGCACATGGGCGTCCTGACGCCGTCGGTGCAGGCGTCGCTCAAGCCCGTCGCCCGCCTCGGTCTGCCCGCGGTCCTGACCGTGCACAGCGTGTGGGGCTCGGCCGAACGCTGGTTCGCCGCGCTCGACCGCGTGACGCACTGGTCACGGCTGCCGATCCTGCTGTCGGCCGTGAGCGAGCTGACCGCGGCCCCGCTGCGGCGCATCGCCGGGCCCGACGTGCCCGTCGAGATCCTGCACAACGGCCTCGACCTCGACGAGTGGGCCGTGCCGCGCGTCGAGCGCGACGCGCGCGGCGAGGGCAAGGCCGTGCACGTCGTCGCCGCGACCCGGTTCGCGCCGCGCAAGCGGGTCCTGCCCCTGCTCGAGTCGATCCGGCAGGCCGTCGAGCGCCTCCCCCACGACGCGCTGTTCGCGACGATCGCGGGCGAGGGCCCCGAGCTCGACGCGGCCCGCCGCTTCGTCAAGGAGCACGGGCTCTCGTCGACGGTCAGCCTCCCGGGGCGCCTCGGCGCGCACGAGCTCAAGCGCCTCTACTCGCGCGCCGACGTGTTCGCGGCCCCCGCGGTCCAGGAGTCGTTCGGGATCGCGGCCCTCGAGGCGCAGGCCGCGGGCCTGGTCGTCGTGACGCGCGCGGAGTCGGGCGTGGCCGAGCGCCTGACGGACGGGGTCGACGGCCTGCTCGCCGCCGACGACGCCGCGATGACCGACCAGATCGTGCGCCTCGTGGAGCAGGACGGCCTGCTCGACCGCATCGTCGCGCACAACCGCGCGGTCCGGCCGTCGAGCGGGTGGCCGAGCGTGCTGGCGGACGTCGAGAAGGCCTACGAGAAGGCGGCTGAGTACCGCGAGGAACTCGCCGCCCGTACCACGCGGGGCTGA
- a CDS encoding DUF2314 domain-containing protein, producing MFGRSRRAQVPALDELVVSSVEVLEQGQPVTRVLRWADGWTYVSAVEAPESQPVLVHFHDVLMLDPGLARAPLRRGQIAIRAVHAETVGPWTVLGPYTSRTVEQMLDDGTLDRKQDGMLRDLPEDGSPGQRPEPEPWSLRDVVAWNAQHPETYPIPEDTSGVVPGTLVKLVFLPDEGIGERMWVLVTEVDGDRMVGALDNDPAGITGLLAGDRVAFERRHVLDLDDRPPG from the coding sequence ATGTTCGGCCGCTCCCGGCGCGCGCAGGTGCCCGCGCTCGACGAGCTCGTGGTCTCGAGCGTCGAGGTCCTGGAGCAGGGCCAGCCCGTGACCAGGGTCCTGCGGTGGGCGGATGGCTGGACGTATGTCTCGGCGGTCGAGGCACCCGAGTCCCAGCCGGTGCTCGTGCACTTCCACGACGTGCTGATGCTCGACCCCGGGCTCGCGAGGGCCCCGCTGCGCCGGGGACAGATCGCGATCCGGGCCGTGCACGCTGAGACGGTGGGTCCGTGGACCGTCCTCGGGCCGTACACCTCCCGGACCGTGGAGCAGATGCTCGACGACGGCACGCTCGACCGCAAGCAGGACGGGATGCTGCGGGACCTGCCGGAGGACGGCAGCCCCGGGCAGCGGCCGGAACCCGAGCCGTGGTCGCTCCGCGACGTCGTCGCCTGGAACGCGCAGCACCCCGAGACCTACCCGATCCCTGAGGACACCTCGGGCGTGGTCCCCGGCACCCTCGTCAAGCTCGTGTTCCTCCCCGACGAGGGCATCGGGGAACGCATGTGGGTGCTCGTGACCGAGGTGGACGGTGACCGCATGGTCGGCGCGCTCGACAACGACCCGGCAGGCATCACGGGCCTGCTCGCGGGGGACCGGGTCGCCTTCGAACGTCGGCACGTCCTGGACCTCGACGACCGTCCCCCGGGCTGA
- the guaA gene encoding glutamine-hydrolyzing GMP synthase has product MTPTPSAPRPVLVVDFGAQYAQLIARRVREAKVYSEIVPHTFTVEQMLAKDPAAIILSGGPSSVYAQGAPFVDPALFEAGVPVLGICYGFQAMAKALGGTVAQTGLSEYGGTAVEVCQAGALLAGSPDQQTAWMSHGDAVHAAPEGFEVLATSAGSPVAAFEDTGRRLYGVQWHPEVKHSPLGQKALENFLYQGAGLAGDWTPGNVIADQIALIREQVGDSRVICGLSGGVDSSVAAALVQQAVGDQLTCVFVDHGLLRAGEVEQVERDFVAATGVKLVVMDEKQRFLSALAGHSDPETKRKIIGREFIRAFEQAARDIVADAGEHGGEVKFLVQGTLYPDVVESGGGEGTANIKSHHNVGGLPDDLQFSLVEPLRALFKDEVRAVGRELGVPEVIVARQPFPGPGLGIRIVGEVTAERLEILRAADAIAREELTKAGLDDEIWQCPVVLLADVRSVGVQGDGRTYGHPIVLRPVSSEDAMTADWTRLPYDVLAIISTRITNEVKDVNRVVLDVTSKPPGTIEWE; this is encoded by the coding sequence GTGACACCCACCCCCTCAGCCCCCCGGCCCGTATTGGTCGTCGACTTCGGCGCACAGTACGCCCAGCTGATCGCGCGTCGCGTGCGTGAGGCCAAGGTGTACTCGGAGATCGTCCCTCACACCTTCACCGTCGAGCAGATGCTCGCCAAGGACCCGGCAGCGATCATCCTGTCCGGCGGTCCGTCGTCCGTGTACGCGCAGGGCGCGCCCTTCGTGGACCCCGCGCTGTTCGAGGCCGGCGTGCCCGTCCTGGGCATCTGCTACGGCTTCCAGGCCATGGCCAAGGCGCTCGGTGGGACGGTCGCGCAGACCGGCCTCAGCGAGTACGGCGGCACGGCCGTCGAGGTCTGCCAGGCCGGTGCCCTCCTCGCGGGCTCGCCCGACCAGCAGACCGCCTGGATGAGCCACGGCGACGCCGTGCACGCGGCCCCCGAGGGCTTCGAGGTCCTCGCGACCTCGGCCGGCTCCCCGGTCGCGGCCTTCGAGGACACGGGCCGCCGCCTCTACGGCGTGCAGTGGCACCCCGAGGTCAAGCACTCCCCGCTGGGCCAGAAGGCCCTCGAGAACTTCCTCTACCAGGGCGCCGGCCTCGCCGGCGACTGGACCCCGGGCAACGTCATCGCCGACCAGATCGCGCTCATCCGCGAGCAGGTCGGGGACTCCCGCGTCATCTGCGGCCTGTCCGGCGGCGTCGACTCCTCTGTCGCCGCGGCACTCGTCCAGCAGGCCGTGGGCGACCAGCTCACGTGCGTGTTCGTCGACCACGGCCTGCTGCGCGCGGGCGAGGTCGAGCAGGTCGAGCGCGACTTCGTCGCGGCCACGGGCGTCAAGCTCGTCGTCATGGACGAGAAGCAGCGCTTCCTCTCGGCGCTCGCGGGCCACTCGGACCCGGAGACCAAGCGCAAGATCATCGGCCGCGAGTTCATCCGCGCGTTCGAGCAGGCGGCGCGCGACATCGTCGCGGACGCGGGCGAGCACGGTGGTGAGGTCAAGTTCCTCGTGCAGGGCACCCTGTACCCGGACGTCGTCGAGTCCGGCGGCGGCGAGGGCACCGCGAACATCAAGAGCCACCACAACGTGGGCGGCCTGCCCGACGACCTGCAGTTCTCGCTCGTCGAGCCGCTGCGGGCCCTGTTCAAGGACGAGGTCCGCGCCGTGGGCCGCGAGCTCGGCGTGCCCGAGGTCATCGTGGCCCGTCAGCCGTTCCCCGGCCCCGGGCTCGGCATCCGCATCGTCGGCGAGGTCACGGCCGAGCGCCTGGAGATCCTGCGCGCAGCGGACGCGATCGCGCGCGAGGAGCTCACGAAGGCCGGGCTGGACGACGAGATCTGGCAGTGCCCCGTGGTGCTCCTGGCCGACGTCCGCTCGGTCGGCGTCCAGGGCGACGGCCGCACCTACGGTCACCCGATCGTGCTGCGCCCCGTCTCCTCGGAGGACGCCATGACCGCGGACTGGACCCGTCTGCCGTACGACGTCCTCGCGATCATCTCGACGCGCATCACGAACGAGGTCAAGGACGTCAACCGTGTCGTGCTCGACGTGACGAGCAAGCCGCCGGGCACCATCGAGTGGGAGTGA
- the thiE gene encoding thiamine phosphate synthase, which produces MTRQAAVERLRAARLYLCTDAREERGDLEDFLHAALAGGVDVVQLRDKGLDVARELELQEVVARVATEHGALWAVNDRADVALLTGAPVVHMGQGDLPVPAVRSLLGAGPLLGRSTHSLAQATAAEADPEVDYFCVGPLWATPTKPGRDAVGLDLLRQVAETRPTTPWFAIGGIDADRLDQVLDAGAERIVVVRAITGATDPERAARGLRERLPA; this is translated from the coding sequence GTGACCCGCCAGGCCGCGGTCGAGCGTCTGCGCGCGGCCCGGCTGTACCTGTGCACCGACGCGCGCGAGGAGCGCGGCGACCTCGAGGACTTCCTGCACGCGGCGCTCGCGGGCGGGGTCGACGTGGTCCAGCTCCGCGACAAGGGTCTCGACGTCGCGCGCGAGCTCGAGCTGCAGGAGGTCGTCGCGCGCGTCGCGACCGAGCACGGGGCGCTGTGGGCGGTCAACGACCGGGCCGATGTCGCCCTCCTGACGGGAGCCCCGGTGGTGCACATGGGTCAGGGCGACCTGCCCGTGCCCGCGGTGCGGTCGCTCCTGGGTGCGGGCCCGCTGCTGGGCCGCTCGACGCACTCGCTCGCCCAGGCCACGGCCGCCGAGGCGGATCCCGAGGTCGACTACTTCTGCGTGGGACCGCTCTGGGCGACGCCGACCAAGCCGGGGCGCGACGCCGTCGGGCTCGACCTGCTGCGGCAGGTCGCGGAGACCCGGCCGACGACGCCGTGGTTCGCGATCGGCGGCATCGACGCCGACAGGCTCGACCAGGTGCTCGACGCGGGGGCCGAGCGCATCGTCGTGGTCCGCGCGATCACGGGTGCCACCGACCCCGAGCGGGCCGCGCGCGGGCTGCGCGAGCGGCTGCCCGCCTGA
- the thiO gene encoding glycine oxidase ThiO, translated as MSAALSTDRPAAPARPPGRGESPGHAAPSGRASERSRPASADDEPEDATDVLVVGGGVIGLTAAWRASRAGLRVTVLDPSPGDGATHAAAGMLAPVTEADFGEEAALRLGADSAARWPAFAAELEADSGLDVGLRATGTLTLAYDGDDLTLGRRVRALQEEWGLDSTEISVAAAREREPLVGQRVAGAFWAPGDHQVDPRAVHRALTSALARDPRAAVVRRRAGRLLRAAGPSAPGPGSPVTGALDDAGVEHRAGTVVLAAGADSGSLLAGVPEVRAPTRPVKGQTLRLDAPPWFTLDHVVRGIVQGRPVYVVPRTPGPDGHREVVVGATSEEHPDDRRATAGGVFALLRDARALLPGLDELALVEVTPRVRPGTPDNLPFLGPTTVPGLVLATGHYRNGVLLAPVTGAAVDALLAGAPLPPTVAAIDPMRFSPAPAPAPSSSSR; from the coding sequence ATGAGCGCAGCCCTGTCCACCGATCGTCCTGCCGCCCCCGCGCGCCCACCGGGGCGCGGCGAGAGCCCGGGGCACGCGGCGCCGTCGGGCCGCGCGAGCGAGAGAAGCCGTCCGGCGAGCGCCGACGACGAGCCCGAGGACGCCACGGACGTCCTCGTGGTGGGCGGGGGCGTCATCGGGCTCACCGCGGCGTGGCGGGCCTCGCGTGCCGGCCTGCGTGTGACCGTCCTGGACCCCTCCCCGGGGGACGGCGCGACGCATGCCGCGGCCGGGATGCTCGCGCCCGTGACCGAGGCCGACTTCGGCGAGGAGGCCGCGCTGCGCCTGGGTGCCGACTCCGCGGCGCGCTGGCCCGCGTTCGCGGCCGAGCTCGAGGCCGACTCGGGACTCGACGTGGGGCTGCGGGCCACGGGCACGCTCACCCTGGCCTACGACGGCGACGACCTGACCCTCGGGCGGCGCGTGCGCGCGCTGCAGGAGGAGTGGGGGCTCGACTCGACCGAGATCTCGGTCGCGGCCGCCCGGGAGCGCGAGCCGCTCGTGGGACAGCGGGTCGCCGGGGCGTTCTGGGCACCGGGTGACCACCAGGTCGACCCGCGGGCCGTGCACCGCGCCCTGACCTCCGCCCTCGCACGCGACCCGCGCGCCGCCGTCGTGCGCCGCCGGGCCGGCCGGCTGCTGCGGGCCGCCGGTCCCAGCGCACCGGGACCCGGCTCCCCCGTGACGGGCGCGCTCGACGACGCGGGCGTCGAGCACCGCGCCGGGACCGTGGTCCTCGCGGCCGGGGCCGACTCGGGGAGCCTGCTCGCGGGCGTCCCCGAGGTGCGCGCCCCGACCCGTCCGGTGAAAGGGCAGACGCTGCGGCTCGACGCCCCGCCCTGGTTCACGCTCGACCACGTGGTGCGCGGGATCGTGCAAGGGCGTCCGGTGTACGTCGTACCCCGTACGCCCGGGCCGGACGGGCACCGCGAGGTCGTGGTCGGCGCGACGAGCGAGGAGCATCCCGACGACCGGCGTGCGACCGCGGGCGGTGTCTTCGCGCTCCTGCGCGACGCGCGCGCGCTCCTGCCCGGCCTCGACGAGCTGGCCCTGGTCGAGGTCACCCCTCGCGTGCGCCCGGGCACGCCCGACAACCTGCCGTTCCTGGGGCCCACCACCGTCCCCGGCCTGGTCCTCGCGACGGGCCACTACCGCAACGGGGTCCTGCTCGCCCCGGTCACGGGGGCCGCGGTCGACGCACTCCTGGCCGGGGCCCCGTTGCCCCCCACGGTCGCGGCGATCGACCCGATGCGCTTCTCCCCCGCCCCCGCTCCTGCCCCGTCGAGCTCCTCGAGATAG
- the thiS gene encoding sulfur carrier protein ThiS: protein MTGTALVNGDPYPLAAPTTVAALVATLLPGLAADTGDVPRGVAVAIDDAVLPRSTWGSTTLRDGDRVEVVTAVQGG, encoded by the coding sequence ATGACCGGCACCGCCCTCGTCAACGGCGACCCCTACCCCCTCGCCGCCCCCACGACCGTCGCTGCCCTCGTGGCCACGCTGCTGCCCGGGCTCGCCGCCGACACCGGCGACGTCCCCCGGGGCGTCGCGGTCGCGATCGACGACGCCGTGCTCCCGCGCAGCACGTGGGGCTCCACGACCCTGCGCGACGGCGACCGCGTCGAGGTCGTCACGGCGGTGCAGGGTGGTTGA
- a CDS encoding thiazole synthase, translated as MGTGGAANLLTLEEALVASGTALTTVAMRRVARVRPSGGAGGDGGAGETGIWGLLDRLGIHALPNTAGCFSAKEAVLTAHLAREACGTDWVKLEVIADDVTLLPDPIGLVQAAETLVRDGFTVLPYTNDDPILARRLEDVGCAAVMPLGAPIGSGLGILNPRNIAAIAAAARVPVILDAGIGTASEAAHALELGCDGVLLATAVTRAADPVRMATAMRLAVEAGRLAALAGRIPRREQALASSPVDGMVGRAGLTGSGLLGAGNLDLAL; from the coding sequence ATGGGCACGGGCGGCGCCGCGAACCTCCTCACGCTCGAGGAGGCCCTCGTGGCGTCGGGGACCGCGCTGACGACCGTCGCCATGCGCCGCGTCGCGCGGGTGCGCCCGTCGGGTGGCGCGGGCGGCGACGGGGGTGCCGGCGAGACCGGCATCTGGGGCCTGCTCGACCGCCTCGGCATCCACGCCCTGCCCAACACCGCGGGCTGCTTCTCGGCCAAGGAGGCCGTCCTCACGGCCCACCTGGCCCGCGAGGCGTGCGGCACGGACTGGGTCAAGCTCGAGGTGATCGCGGACGACGTGACGCTCCTGCCCGACCCGATCGGCCTCGTCCAGGCCGCCGAGACCCTGGTCCGCGACGGCTTCACCGTCCTGCCCTACACCAACGACGACCCGATCCTCGCGCGCCGCCTCGAGGACGTGGGCTGCGCTGCCGTCATGCCGCTCGGCGCGCCCATCGGGTCGGGGCTCGGCATCCTCAACCCGCGCAACATCGCGGCCATCGCGGCCGCGGCCCGCGTGCCCGTGATCCTGGACGCGGGGATCGGGACCGCGTCGGAGGCCGCGCACGCCCTCGAGCTCGGGTGCGACGGGGTTCTCCTGGCGACCGCGGTCACCCGCGCAGCCGACCCGGTGCGCATGGCCACGGCCATGCGGCTCGCGGTCGAGGCCGGGCGTCTCGCCGCGCTCGCGGGCCGCATCCCGCGGCGCGAGCAGGCGCTCGCGAGCTCACCGGTCGACGGGATGGTGGGCCGGGCGGGACTCACGGGGTCCGGCCTGCTGGGCGCCGGGAACCTCGACCTGGCCTTGTGA
- the moeB gene encoding molybdopterin-synthase adenylyltransferase MoeB — protein MTSLPPLVAPSTEPLGPEELARYSRHLALPGIGVEGQQRLRAARVLVVGAGGLGSPALLYLAAAGVGTIGIVDDDRVEVSNLQRQVIHGGSDVGRPKVASARDAIAEVNPHVSVRVHEQRLDAGNVLDVLDGYDVVLDGTDNFATRYLVGDAAEIAGIPCVWGSIFRFQGQVSVFWSAPPVGEGVVYRDVFPEPPPPGTVPDCATGGVLGAMCGTVGSVMATEAIKLITGAGRTLLGRLAVYDSLELTWRHLTIRADPARVPVTQLLAGDHAYEAFCGVAPAGAGAAAAVSSGSGLFSGPTADARLAVDLARVAGEPGGAGAAAARGRPEPATSDAAGGPVPGTGAAPSGSTSTSERAGDGLTSPGTHPVAVAPTSLTARELAARLADPHDEVLLLDVREDWETQIVAIDGALVVPSGVYAGPGAAAALADLPRDRTVAVLCKVGGRSDRVAALARTAGVDARNVEGGILAWVRDVEPGRPTY, from the coding sequence ATGACCTCGCTGCCGCCGCTGGTCGCTCCCTCGACCGAGCCGCTCGGCCCTGAGGAGCTGGCCCGCTACTCGCGGCACCTGGCCCTGCCGGGGATCGGGGTCGAGGGGCAGCAGCGGCTGCGTGCCGCGCGCGTGCTGGTCGTGGGCGCGGGCGGGCTGGGCAGCCCGGCGCTGCTCTACCTCGCGGCGGCCGGCGTCGGGACGATCGGCATCGTCGACGACGACCGCGTCGAGGTCTCCAACCTCCAGCGCCAGGTGATCCACGGCGGATCGGACGTGGGGCGGCCCAAGGTCGCCTCCGCGCGGGACGCGATCGCCGAGGTCAACCCGCACGTGAGCGTCCGGGTGCACGAGCAGCGTCTCGACGCGGGCAACGTCCTGGACGTCCTGGACGGCTACGACGTCGTCCTGGACGGGACCGACAACTTCGCGACCCGCTACCTCGTGGGCGATGCCGCCGAGATCGCGGGCATCCCGTGCGTGTGGGGCTCGATCTTCCGCTTCCAGGGCCAGGTCAGCGTCTTCTGGTCGGCGCCTCCGGTCGGGGAGGGCGTCGTCTACCGTGACGTCTTCCCCGAGCCGCCGCCGCCCGGCACGGTGCCCGACTGCGCGACGGGCGGCGTCCTGGGTGCCATGTGCGGGACGGTCGGCTCGGTCATGGCGACCGAGGCGATCAAGCTGATCACGGGGGCCGGCCGCACGCTCCTGGGCCGTCTCGCGGTCTACGACTCGCTCGAGCTCACGTGGCGCCACCTCACGATCCGCGCCGACCCGGCCCGCGTCCCCGTGACCCAGCTCCTGGCAGGGGACCACGCCTACGAGGCGTTCTGCGGGGTCGCCCCGGCGGGGGCCGGGGCGGCGGCGGCCGTCTCCTCCGGGTCGGGTCTCTTCTCCGGCCCGACGGCGGACGCTCGCCTCGCGGTCGACCTCGCCCGGGTGGCGGGGGAGCCGGGCGGGGCGGGGGCAGCCGCTGCGCGCGGACGCCCCGAGCCTGCCACGAGCGACGCGGCGGGCGGGCCGGTCCCGGGGACGGGAGCGGCGCCGTCGGGCAGCACCTCGACGAGCGAGCGAGCGGGCGACGGCCTGACGTCGCCGGGGACCCACCCCGTCGCGGTAGCGCCCACGAGCCTGACGGCCCGGGAGCTCGCCGCGCGCCTCGCCGACCCCCACGACGAGGTGCTGCTGCTCGACGTGCGCGAGGACTGGGAGACGCAGATCGTCGCGATCGACGGCGCGCTCGTCGTCCCGAGCGGGGTCTACGCGGGGCCCGGCGCGGCTGCGGCGCTCGCGGACCTTCCGCGCGACCGGACCGTGGCGGTGCTGTGCAAGGTCGGAGGCCGGTCCGACCGGGTCGCGGCCCTGGCCCGGACCGCGGGCGTGGACGCGCGCAACGTCGAGGGCGGGATCCTGGCGTGGGTGCGGGACGTCGAGCCGGGACGCCCGACGTACTGA
- a CDS encoding DUF3817 domain-containing protein, translating into MTTPDPAGSQKTSDAVADAPSQEVVDRAVRKARGALQRYRVMALITGVMLLILCVEMIVKYGVGQFVDVDGVMRFVGWIPFAHGWVYVVYLVTVLDLWSKMRWSWGRLATMVFAGVVPVMSFILEKKVHREAEAKLDALVAQYAR; encoded by the coding sequence ATGACCACGCCCGACCCCGCCGGCTCGCAGAAGACCTCCGACGCCGTGGCGGACGCCCCGTCGCAGGAGGTCGTGGACCGCGCCGTCCGCAAGGCCCGCGGCGCGCTCCAGCGCTACCGCGTGATGGCCCTCATCACCGGTGTGATGCTCCTGATCCTGTGCGTCGAGATGATCGTCAAGTACGGCGTCGGCCAGTTCGTCGACGTCGACGGCGTGATGCGCTTCGTGGGCTGGATCCCGTTCGCGCACGGCTGGGTCTACGTGGTCTACCTCGTGACGGTCCTGGACCTGTGGTCCAAGATGCGCTGGAGCTGGGGCCGTCTGGCCACCATGGTCTTCGCGGGCGTCGTGCCCGTCATGTCGTTCATCCTGGAGAAGAAGGTCCACCGCGAGGCCGAGGCCAAGCTCGACGCCCTCGTCGCCCAGTACGCGCGATGA